One genomic segment of Capricornis sumatraensis isolate serow.1 chromosome X, serow.2, whole genome shotgun sequence includes these proteins:
- the LOC138070773 gene encoding odorant-binding protein-like, translated as MKVLFLTLVLGLVCSSQEIPAEPHHSQISGEWRTHYIASSNTEKTGENGPFNVYLRSIKFNDKGDSLVFHFFVKNNGKCIESSVSGRRIANNVYVAEYAGANEFHFILVSDDGLIVNTENVDETGNRTRLIGLLGKEDDVDDHDLERFLEEVRKLGIPEENIVDFTKGDGCQAQ; from the exons ATGAAGGTCCTGTTTTTGACTTTGGTCCTTGGTCTGGTCTGTTCTTCCCAGGagattccagctgagccacaccaCTCACAG ATTTCAGGAGAATGGAGAACTCATTACATCGCCTCCAGCAACACAGAAAAGACCGGTGAGAACGGGCCATTCAACGTTTATCTTCGCAGCATCAAATTTAACGACAAAGGGGACTCCCTTGTCTTCCACTTCTTTGTCAA GAACAACGGGAAATGTATAGAGTCATCTGTTAGTGGAAGAAGGATCGCAAACAACGTTTACGTGGCTGAAT ATGCGGGTGCCAATGAATTCCACTTTATTCTGGTGTCTGATGATGGTCTGATAGTAAATACTGAAAACGTGGATGAAACAGGCAACAGAACCAGACTCATTGGGCTCTTGG GCAAAGAAGATGATGTTGATGATCATGATCTGGAGAGGTTCCTTGAGGAGGTTAGAAAATTGGGGATTCCAGAGGAAAATATTGTGGATTTCACCAAGGGTG ATGGCTGTCAggctcagtga